Proteins from one Rosa chinensis cultivar Old Blush chromosome 7, RchiOBHm-V2, whole genome shotgun sequence genomic window:
- the LOC112180647 gene encoding 60S ribosome subunit biogenesis protein NIP7 homolog, whose amino-acid sequence MRPLDEAETTAVFEKLFKFTGNNLKNIVENPSHEGPDPNPGRYCFRLNKNKVYYVSDSLVKRATNIARVNLVSLGTCIGKFTHGGSFHLTVQCLSLVASNAKHKVWLKPTSEMSYLYGNHVLKGGLGRITENIMPGDGVVVFSMSDIPLGFGIAAKSTQDCRKLDPNGIVVLHQADIGEYLRMEDEL is encoded by the coding sequence ATGAGGCCTTTGGATGAAGCTGAAACCACTGCAGTGTTTGAAAAGCTGTTCAAGTTCACTGGCAACAACCTCAAAAACATTGTCGAGAACCCTTCTCATGAAGGTCCAGACCCAAATCCAGGTCGCTACTGCTTTCGTCTCAACAAGAACAAGGTCTACTACGTCAGTGACTCGCTAGTAAAGCGTGCAACAAACATAGCTCGGGTCAATTTAGTCTCTCTTGGAACTTGCATTGGTAAGTTCACTCACGGTGGCAGCTTCCATCTAACTGTTCAATGTTTGAGTTTAGTTGCCTCAAATGCTAAACACAAGGTCTGGCTCAAACCTACCTCCGAGATGTCATATCTATATGGAAACCATGTTTTGAAAGGTGGGTTGGGTAGGATTACAGAGAATATTATGCCCGGTGATGGGGTGGTTGTGTTTTCAATGTCAGATATTCCATTGGGTTTTGGGATTGCGGCCAAGTCTACCCAGGATTGTAGGAAGTTGGACCCCAATGGAATTGTGGTACTTCACCAGGCTGATATTGGAGAGTACTTGAGGATGGAGGATGAGCTTTGA
- the LOC112180646 gene encoding ABC transporter G family member 23 — protein MAAPCFQEPNMNGDDSVILFSTSNSPEQYTTTPSSSSYHSSPPSPQHCINPTYNITVHNLSYTYVPNRGIPLSVSQLLQKPKPVAILKSVSFVAKSCEILAIVGPSGTGKSTLLRIISGRVKDEDYNPKSVSINDHQITGPAQLRKICGFVAQEDNLLPLLTVKETLLFTAKFRLKGIDAREREERVESLMQELGLLHVSNSFVGDEENRGISGGERKRVSIGVDMIHDPPILLLDEPTSGLDSTSALQVIELLSIMAKSKQRTVVLSIHQPSYRILHHISNFLILSHGSVVHNGSIELLEETIGNLGMQIPLQLNALEFAMEVIKTLEDSYSKSTSDHHPHATENKEPYSYPSLPEIEIGRDQHDQTKNMGDYFSNLYEIMFLCSRFWKIIYRTKQLLLARTLQALVGGFGLASVYMKMRKDEEGVAERLGLFAFSLSFLLSSTVEALPIFLEERRVLMKEASRGAYKISSYMIANTIVFLPFLFAVALLFSVPVYWIVGLNPSVAAFAFFTFVVWLIVLMASSLVLFLSAVSPDFISGNSLICTVLGAFFLFSGYFIPKESIPKYWLFMYYVSIYRYPLDTLLTNEYWSISSECFSWHANDQFPSECVLTGNDVLKSRGLDKDTRWINVGIMFGFFVFYRVLCWIILCRRASKTTI, from the coding sequence ATGGCAGCACCTTGCTTTCAAGAACCAAACATGAATGGAGATGACTCGGTGATTCTCTTTTCTACCTCAAACTCCCCTGAACAATATACCACCaccccttcctcttcttcctacCACTCATCACCACCATCACCCCAACATTGCATTAACCCAACTTACAATATCACTGTACATAACCTCTCCTACACTTATGTCCCAAATAGGGGCATACCACTTTCAGTTTCTCAACTGCTGCAAAAGCCTAAGCCTGTTGCCATACTCAAGTCAGTCTCTTTTGTTGCCAAAAGTTGTGAAATACTTGCCATTGTTGGCCCGAGTGGCACTGGAAAATCTACCCTCCTGCGAATAATATCGGGGAGGGTGAAAGATGAAGACTACAATCCCAAAAGTGTCTCCATTAACGATCATCAGATAACTGGTCCTGCTCAGTTGCGCAAAATATGCGGATTTGTTGCACAAGAAGATAATCTGCTTCCCCTACTGACTGTGAAAGAGACTTTGCTGTTCACTGCCAAGTTTCGGCTTAAAGGCATTGATGCAAGAGAGAGGGAAGAGAGGGTGGAGAGTTTAATGCAAGAGCTTGGTCTTCTCCATGTCTCGAATAGCTTTGTGGGAGATGAAGAAAACAGAGGGATATCTGGTGGAGAAAGGAAAAGGGTATCTATAGGTGTCGATATGATTCATGATCCACCTATTTTGCTTCTTGATGAGCCAACTTCAGGCCTAGACAGCACTTCGGCACTTCAAGTTATAGAGCTTCTTTCTATAATGGCCAAATCAAAGCAAAGAACCGTGGTTTTATCAATACACCAACCAAGCTATAGAATTCTTCATCACATCTCCAACTTTTTGATCCTCTCCCATGGTTCTGTTGTCCATAATGGGAGCATTGAATTACTCGAAGAAACTATAGGTAATCTTGGAATGCAAATTCCATTGCAACTCAATGCCCTAGAATTTGCCATGGAAGTTATAAAAACCCTGGAAGATTCATATTCCAAAAGCACTAGTGATCATCACCCTCATGCTACAGAAAACAAAGAACCATACTCCTACCCTTCATTGCCAGAAATAGAAATTGGCAGAGATCAACACGATCAAACCAAAAACATGGGTGACTATTTCTCTAATTTGTATGAGATCATGTTTCTCTGCTCAagattttggaaaataatatACAGAACGAAGCAGCTGCTTTTGGCCAGAACACTGCAAGCTCTTGTTGGAGGTTTTGGCTTGGCAAGCGTGTACATGAAAATGAGGAAAGATGAAGAAGGCGTGGCAGAGCGACTAGGCCTCTTTGCTTTCAGTCTAAGTTTTCTACTCTCTTCCACAGTCGAGGCATTACCGATATTCCTTGAAGAGCGGCGAGTTTTAATGAAAGAAGCCTCAAGGGGGGCTTACAAGATCTCCTCTTACATGATTGCTAACACCATTGTCTTCCTACCCTTTTTATTTGCAGTGGCTCTTCTGTTTTCTGTTCCTGTGTATTGGATTGTAGGTCTCAATCCTTCTGTGGCTGCTTTCGCATTTTTCACTTTCGTGGTTTGGCTCATTGTGCTGATGGCTAGTTCTCTAGTGCTCTTTCTCAGCGCAGTCTCTCCCGACTTCATTTCAGGAAACTCGCTTATCTGCACAGTGCTTGgagccttcttcctcttctctggCTACTTCATTCCGAAAGAGAGCATACCAAAATACTGGCTCTTCATGTACTATGTTTCCATTTACAGGTATCCATTGGACACATTGCTGACAAACGAGTATTGGAGTATTAGTAGCGAGTGTTTCTCTTGGCATGCTAATGATCAATTTCCCTCCGAGTGTGTGCTCACTGGCAATGATGTGTTGAAGAGTCGGGGACTTGACAAGGACACCAGGTGGATCAATGTAGGGATCATGTTTGGCTTCTTTGTGTTTTATCGCGTGCTTTGTTGGATCATTCTTTGTCGAAGGGCTTCAAAAACAACAATTTAA